A genomic segment from Lignipirellula cremea encodes:
- a CDS encoding transposase, with the protein MTDTIAVFITWTTYGTWMPGDARGWRDRSRGEQLPRPLLERWCREQMTGETVLLEPHDRETVENACREHCLFRNWQLYAVNARTNHVHVVVASMENPQKVCEQLKANCTRRLRQQETPLFRARTWTRGGDCSILDSDKDIELAVQYVVEAQDSQ; encoded by the coding sequence ATGACCGATACGATCGCGGTCTTCATCACTTGGACCACCTATGGAACATGGATGCCGGGCGATGCACGCGGTTGGCGTGATCGCTCTCGGGGCGAGCAACTTCCCCGCCCGCTGCTCGAGCGCTGGTGCCGGGAGCAAATGACAGGAGAGACCGTCTTGCTGGAACCCCACGACCGAGAAACCGTTGAGAACGCTTGCCGGGAGCATTGTCTTTTTCGCAACTGGCAGTTGTATGCTGTGAATGCCCGAACAAATCATGTTCACGTCGTAGTGGCTTCCATGGAAAATCCACAAAAGGTTTGTGAGCAGTTGAAAGCAAACTGCACGCGCCGACTGCGTCAACAGGAAACGCCACTTTTCAGAGCAAGAACCTGGACGCGAGGCGGCGACTGTTCGATTCTTGATAGCGACAAAGATATCGAACTCGCGGTGCAGTATGTGGTCGAAGCTCAGGATTCCCAATGA
- a CDS encoding ABC transporter ATP-binding protein, with protein sequence MPKTSRQKFEKYRQDLGNREDSQETKRSKPETRSAGALVAAFWKLLEGQRGAVVFALATLTIATVLGLLPPLATKLVIDVVLGDAPPPEYLVYWPSNPFQQILTLGAAVIGVSFLSVAIKLWGRWQATLAVNRLQASLRKKTFEHAVQLPLHRVYELKSGGAASLLREDAGGASELVFNLIYNPWQAVVQLLGSLLVLVMIDWRMMLGGVLLAPLVWLTHRTWINRIRPMYRDVRSQRQRIDSHTVETFGGMRIVRGFAQEPAEAGRYVGSNNLLIRQQLFVWWWARLVDVVWSVLIPLASTAMLVYGGYQILQGQMTLGDLMMFLFYLAMLLEPLAVLASSATSFQNNLAGLDRVLDVLDEPAEMQPRPDAVEIDPAQTAGRIRLENVGFTYPNSQRSILSGIDFEAAPGETIALVGRSGAGKTTLCNLIARFYDPTTGSVQLDGRDLRDLTVGSYRRLLGVVEQDVFLFDGSIRENIAYAVRSATQEQIEEAAQSANAHDFILQLENGYDTIIGERGVKLSGGQRQRLAIARAILADPRILILDEATSNLDSESELAIHESLQTLMQGRTCFVIAHRMSTITLADRIIVLEDGRITEMGNHDELMQISGHYRRMVELQTLGEEVP encoded by the coding sequence GAAGTATCGCCAGGATCTGGGCAATCGGGAGGATTCCCAGGAAACAAAACGGTCCAAACCCGAAACTCGCTCTGCCGGCGCGCTCGTTGCCGCTTTCTGGAAACTCCTGGAAGGCCAGCGGGGGGCGGTCGTGTTCGCACTGGCCACGCTGACGATCGCCACGGTCCTGGGCTTGCTGCCCCCTTTGGCGACGAAGCTGGTGATCGATGTGGTGCTGGGCGATGCGCCGCCGCCCGAATATCTGGTCTACTGGCCGTCAAACCCGTTCCAGCAGATTCTGACCCTGGGCGCCGCGGTGATCGGCGTCTCGTTCCTGTCCGTCGCGATCAAGCTGTGGGGCCGCTGGCAGGCGACGCTGGCCGTGAACCGGCTGCAGGCTTCGCTCCGAAAGAAAACGTTCGAGCACGCGGTGCAGCTACCTTTGCATCGGGTGTATGAATTAAAGTCGGGCGGCGCCGCGAGTCTGCTCCGGGAAGACGCCGGCGGCGCGAGCGAGTTGGTGTTCAACCTGATCTACAATCCCTGGCAGGCGGTCGTGCAACTGCTGGGCAGCCTGCTGGTGCTGGTCATGATCGACTGGCGAATGATGCTCGGCGGCGTGCTGCTGGCCCCGCTGGTCTGGCTGACGCATCGCACCTGGATCAACCGCATTCGGCCTATGTACCGCGATGTCCGCTCCCAGCGGCAGCGGATCGATAGCCATACCGTGGAAACCTTCGGCGGCATGCGGATTGTGCGCGGATTTGCCCAGGAACCGGCCGAGGCGGGCCGCTATGTGGGCTCCAACAATCTGCTGATTCGCCAGCAGCTGTTCGTCTGGTGGTGGGCCCGGCTGGTCGATGTCGTCTGGTCGGTGCTGATTCCGCTGGCCTCGACAGCAATGCTGGTTTACGGCGGCTATCAGATTCTGCAGGGGCAAATGACGCTGGGCGACCTGATGATGTTCCTGTTCTATCTGGCCATGCTGCTGGAGCCGTTGGCCGTGCTGGCTTCCAGTGCGACCTCTTTCCAGAACAACCTGGCCGGACTCGACCGGGTGCTGGATGTGCTCGACGAACCGGCCGAAATGCAGCCGCGGCCCGATGCGGTAGAGATCGACCCGGCCCAGACGGCCGGCCGGATTCGCCTGGAGAATGTCGGTTTCACCTATCCCAACAGCCAGCGTTCGATTCTCAGCGGGATCGACTTTGAAGCCGCCCCCGGCGAAACGATCGCCCTGGTCGGCCGCAGCGGCGCGGGGAAAACGACCCTTTGCAATCTGATCGCCCGGTTCTACGATCCGACGACCGGTTCCGTGCAGCTGGATGGCCGCGACCTGCGCGACCTGACCGTCGGCAGTTACCGCCGACTGCTGGGCGTGGTGGAACAGGACGTGTTTTTGTTCGACGGTTCGATCCGCGAGAACATCGCCTATGCGGTCCGCAGCGCGACCCAGGAACAGATTGAAGAGGCGGCCCAGTCGGCCAACGCCCACGACTTTATCCTGCAGCTGGAGAACGGTTACGACACGATCATCGGCGAACGCGGCGTCAAGCTCAGCGGCGGGCAGCGGCAGCGTCTGGCGATCGCCAGGGCGATCCTGGCCGACCCGCGGATCCTGATTCTCGACGAAGCGACCAGCAACCTGGACAGCGAAAGCGAACTGGCGATCCACGAAAGCCTGCAGACGCTGATGCAAGGCCGCACCTGCTTCGTCATCGCCCATCGAATGAGCACGATCACCCTGGCCGATCGGATCATCGTGCTGGAAGACGGCCGCATCACTGAGATGGGCAACCACGACGAGCTGATGCAAATCAGCGGCCACTACCGCCGCATGGTCGAACTGCAGACGCTAGGGGAAGAGGTGCCGTAG